From the Pediococcus acidilactici genome, the window ACTGTCTTTGGTGTAGGGTTAACGATATCAATCAAACGCTTATGTGTGCGCATTTCAAACTGTTCACGAGCCTTCTTGAATTTGTGTGGAGAACTCAAAACAGTGTAAACTGTGCGTTCTGTTGGCAATGGGATTGGACCCGAAATTGTTGCACCAGTGCGTTTTGCTGTTTCAACAATCTTGTCAGCAGATTGATCTAAAATGCGATGTTCGTAAGCCTTAAGGCGAATACGAATTTTTTGTTTTGCCATTGTGTTACCTCCCTCGTCTATTTTAAAAATAAGACTTGCTCCGTGAAAATTACCGCCACACCCTGTGGCAAAGCGGCCGGGTGTGTCGCAACCTTTCACATCAACGCTCTGCTTATACACCACCGTGGGGAGGGCAGTATGCCCCCTCGTTTTTACACGGTACTTGATTATGATACATGAAAAACGTCCCCGTGGCAAGGGCATTTAACGATTTTTTTGCAAAAAAAGAAGTCCCCTTCCCTAACGCTTTAAGCGTTAAAAAAGAGAACTTCAATTTTAGAAATTATTCAGCTTTTCCGCCATTTTTCTTGATAATTTCTTCTTGGATTGACTTTGGAACTGGTTCGTAGTGATCAAAGGTCATTGTAAATGTACCACGACCTTGTGATGCAGAACGAAGCGTAGTTGCATAGCCAAACATTTCTGAAAGTGGAACAAATGCGTGGATTTCTTCAGCACCAGCAATTGCTTCCATACCTTCAACACGACCACGACGAGCAGTTACTTGACCCATGATATCACCCATGTATTCTTCAGGAACACGGATTTCAACCTTCATAACTGGTTCTAAGATAACTGGTGCAGCCGTCTTAGCAGCTTCACGTAAAGCGATTGAAGCGGCAACCTTGAAGGCAGCTTCACTAGAATCGACTTCGTGGTAACTACCATCGTATAACTTAGCTTTCAAGTCAACTAATGGATAACCAGCAAGAACACCGTTATTCATAGCTTCCTTCAAACCTTGTTCAACTGATGGGATGTATTCACGAGGAACTACACCACCAACGATAGCGTCTTCGAATTCGAATCCTTTACCTTCTTCGTTAGGTGTGAATTCAATCCAAACGTCACCATATTGACCTTTACCACCAGATTGACGAACAAACTTACCTTGAGCAGAAGTTTGTTTTGTGAATGCTTCACGGTAAGAAACTTGTGGAGCACCAATCTTAGCTTCGACGTTAAATTCACGCTTCATCCGGTCAACGATGATATCCAAGTGAAGTTCACCCATTCCGGCGATAACTGTTTCCCCAGTTTCTGGGTTAGTTTCAGCACGGAATGAAGGATCTTCTTCAGCAAGTTTTTGTAAAGCAACGTCCATCTTATCTTGGTCAGCCTTTGATTTTGGTTCAACGGCAACTTCGATAACTGGTTCTGGGAATTGCATTGATTCCAAGTGTAATGGATGATCTGGATCAGTTAAAGAATCACCAGTAGTAGTGTTCTTCAAACCGATTGCGGCAGCGATATCACCAGAGAATACTTCTGGGATTTCTTGACGTTGGTTAGAGTGCATTTGTAGCAAACGACCAACCCGTTCACGCTTGTTCTTTGTAGCATTTAATACGTATGAACCAGATTCCAAAGTACCTTGGTAAACACGGATAAATGTCAAACGACCAACAAATGGGTCAGTAGCAACCTTAAATGCCAAAGCAGCAAATGGCTTGTCGTCGCCGGCAATCAATTGAACTTCTTCGCCAGTTTCAGGATCTGTAGCACCGTATGGCTTAACATCCAATGGAGATGGTAAGTAATCCACAACAGCGTCTAACATCATTTGAACACCCTTGTTCTTGAATGCTGAACCAGCAAGTACTGGGAACAATTCAAGTGACAAAGTACCCTTACGGATAGCAGCTTTGATTTCATCAGTAGAAATTTCTTCACCGCCAAGGTATTTTTCCATGATGTTTTCGTCAACGTCAGCTAAAATTTCAAGCATTTCGCCACGACGTTTTTCAGCTTCTTCCTTGTATTGGTCAGGAATTTCAACGGTATCCCATTCAGTACCTAATTCGTCTTCATCATACAAGTCGGCCTTCATTTCAACTAAGTCAATAACCCCTTCAAAGTCATCTTCGGCACCGATTGGCATTTGAATTGGTAAAGCATTTGCTTGAAGACGGTCACGTAATGATTGTACGGAGAAGTCGAAGTTAGCACCGATCTTATCCATCTTGTTAGCAAAAACGATCCGGGGAACGTTGTAATCAGAAGCTTGACGCCAAACTGTTTCAGTTTGTGGTTCAACCCCTGCTTGTGCATCAAGAACGGCTACCGCACCATCAAGCACCCGGAGTGAGCGTTCAACTTCGATAGTGAAGTCCACGTGTCCTGGGGTATCGATGATGTTAATCCGGTGGTCTTTCCATGCTGCAGTTGTAGCAGCGGATGTGATTGTGATCCCACGTTCTTGTTCTTGTTCCATCCAGTCCATTTGTGAAGCACCATCATGGGTTTCACCAATTTTGTGGATTTTACCTGTATAGTACAAGATTCGTTCGGTTGTGGTAGTCTTACCAGCATCAATGTGAGCCATGATACCGATGTTACGAGTCTTTTCTAAAGGAAACTCACGTTTGTTAGCCATTATTTAAAGTTTCTCCTTCCAATGAAATCAATTAATAGCCTGTTAGAAAAAATGACTACTATATGCATCCATATAATAGTCATCAATGGTTGCAACAAGTAATTGCAACGACTGAATTTTACCAACGATAATGTGCAAAGGCACGGTTAGCTTCAGCCATCTTATGTGTATCTTCACGTTTCTTAACAGATGCACCAGTGTTGTTAGCAGCATCCATGATTTCACGTGCAAGACGTTCTGACATTGTGTGTTCACCACGGAGACGAGCGTAGTTAACTAACCAACGTAAACCAAGGGTTGTACGACGGTCTGGACGTACTTCGATCGGAACTTGGTAGTTAGAACCACCAACACGACGAGCCTTAACTTCAAGGACAGGCATGATGTTGTTCATTGCTTCTTCGAATACTTCAGTTGGTTGAGAACCCGTTTCCTTTTCGATAATATCGAAAGCTTTGTATAGAATCTTTGAAGCTTTTCCACGCTTACCATCTAACATTAAACGGTTGATTAAGCGTGTAACAAGCTTTGAGTTATAAATTGGATCTGGTAATACTTCGCGTTTTGGTGCTGGACCTTTTCTTGGCATTTATACACGACCTCCTTACTTCTTAGGCTTCTTTGTACCGTATTTAGAACGGCTTTGTTTACGATCAGTAACCCCTGCTGTATCAAGTGCACCACGGATAACATGGTAACGAACACCAGGTAAATCCTTTACACGTCCACCACGGATCAAGACAACACTATGTTCTTGAAGGTTGTGACCAATACCAGGAATGTATGCTGTAACTTCGATCAAGTTAGATAAACGAACACGAGCATACTTACGCAAAGCTGAGTTAGGCTTCTTAGGTGTCATAGTACCGACACGTGTTGCAACTCCACGTTTTTGAGGAGCTGGATTATTAACTTGAGACTTCTTCATGCTGTTGTAGCCGTAGTTCAAAGCTGGAGCCTTTGACTTCGAGCTTTGAGAACGACGACCCTTACGAACCAATTGGTTAATTGTAGGCATCGATGTTTCTCCTTCCAAATAATTGAAAAATAATTTAAGTATTTTAAGTACACATATCCAGGCGGTTCTTTTTTTGCTATAAAAAAAGATGGCCAGGACGGGTACCAGGGCTAACGTTTCCAGTCAGCATGTCTGCATTTGCGCAGAGAACCTGTCCACAAAAAGCACCTTCAATAGAATATCACGCAATTTTATTGAATGCAAGTTTATCAAATAAAAAAACATTCCGTTAGTTTCGTAATTTTATATTTAGTTACGAATACGAAGGAGGCAGTTTTCATGCTACTACTCTATCATTTATTAATTTTTTACTTTGGCAGTGCGTGGGGATCTTTTTTAATGGCCACTTACCAACGACGCGTATCCGGTGAGTCAATTACGTTCCCCGCTTCCCATTGTGATTATTGTTGGACCCCGCTCCCCTACTTTTGTCTGTTTCCTATTTTTAGCTACTGCGTTAGTAGAGGACGTTGTCTTTTTTGCGGAAATCAGATTCCCCTTAAAATGCTGAGTCTCGAAGTTATTAGCGGGATCAGCTTTTGGCTGACCGTGCAACTGACTACTGGCGAACCCTTTACACTTCTAACTCTGTTGATTCTAAGTTTTCTTAGTGTAGAAGATTACGCCACTAGACAAATCCACTCCCAAATTTTGCTATTTCCCGCGCTATTTGAAACTTACCAATTCTTTAGCGGTGTGAAATTTGCGGCACTTGTGGTATTAACCGTTTTACTATTAAATAACTTTGAAAACCAGCGTTTTTTTCAAAAAATGGGTCAAGGCGACCTTGAAGTAATGGTTTTTCTCGCCCTCCTATTCGGGACGTCCATAACTTCAGGAATTATTTGCTTAGCCTGCTTAATTGCGTTAGTGCGCATAATGGTTACCAAACAACGAATGGTTGCCTTCGTCCCCTGCCTTTTTGCCGCCAATTGGTTAGTCCTTACGTATATTAACCATTCAGCTCTACAACTAATTATGCTAAGATAGCCATAATCAAATTTAGGGGGTTACCATCATGCAAAAAATTTATTTCAATCACGACGGCAACGTTGATGATTTAGTTTCGTTGATTTTATTACTCGCCTTTCCGGATACGGAAATCATTGGGGTCAGTGCCGTGGGTGCCGACTCTTACGTCGAACCCGCCGTTTCGGCATCGCGTAAAATTATCGATTTATTCGGCTCACCTGACCAACTGGAAGTGGCCCAATCCGATTCCCGACCGGTCAACCAATTTCCTAAAGAATGGCGTTTAAGTGCATTTTCGTTTGATGATTTTCCAATTTTAAATGAGCACCTCCATGAGGGTAATCCCCAAACTCGGTTAGCTAAACAGCCGGCGCACCTCGACATGGTCCAAAAACTTCAGCAATCATCTGTGCCAATCACCCTCGTAATGACTGGTCCATTGACTGATTTAGCACGCGCTTTAGCTGTTGACCCGACCATCACCGCCAAAATCGACCGGCTATTCTGGATGGGTGGTTCAATGAACGGCATCGGAAACGTAGCCGAGCCCGCGCACGATGGCACTGCCGAGTGGAACGCTTTTTGGGACCCCGAGGCAGTACAAACTGTATTCGCTAGCGATTTGCCGATCACTATCGTCAGCTTAGACAGTACTAACCAAGTCCCCCTCACCACTGCGCTACGTCAACGTTGGGCAAAACAACGGCAGTACCCCGCCCTCGACTTGATTGGTCAAGGTTATTCATTAGTCCATTCTTTCGAAGCTAATTCAACTTACTACCTTTGGGACGTGCTGACCACCTTGATTAGCAAGTATCCCGAACTAGTTTCTAGCAAACCGCTGAATGTAAAGGTGGTTTCTAAGGGGATTTCAGCTGGAAAAACGTATCCTGATCCGGCAGGTCGTCCCGTCACCTTCGTGACCCAAGTTAACGCAGACGCCTTCTACGACCGTTTTGACCAACTCGCCCAAAGTCTGCGCAGCAACTTCTAAATTTAAACTTAATTACCTAACAAAAAAGGGTGTTCCAAGTCATTTTAACTTGGAACACCCTTTTAAAATCCACAATTAGTTTTCAATTGTTTCGTTCATTTCTTTTTCAACGTCACTTAACGTTTGTGGTTGTTCAGCGTTGCCACCAACCACTTCTGGTTTAATTTGACGGTAGTCTGTCATTCCAGTACCGGCAGGAATAATCTTACCGATAATAACATTTTCCTTCAAACCAACCAACGGATCGTTCTTACCGCGAATAGCTGCATCCGTCAATACTCGGGTAGTTTCTTGGAAGGAAGCCGCGGATAAGAAACTATTAGTTTCCAAAGCAGCCTTAGTAATACCAAGAATTACTGGACGAGACGTTGCCGGAATTCCACCAGCGATCAAGGTCTTGTAGTTATCCTTCTTAAAGTCGTCGATGTCCATCAACGTTCCTGGAAGAATATCTGTGTCACCTGGATCCATAACCCGTACTTTCCGAAGCATTTGACGAATCATGATTTCAACGTGCTTGTCACTGATTTCAATACCTTGCATACGGTAAACCTTTTGGATTTCACTGAGCAAGTAGTTTTCAGTAGAAAGTACGTCACGAACCTTGATAAGTTTCTTCGGATCGATAGAACCTTCGTTAAGTGGTGCACCACGGTGGATGTAGTCACCTTCAGCCACCTTCATGCGGGCAGTGATTGGTAAGCTATACGTCCGGGTATCCGTTTCACCCTTAACGGTAACTTCCTTAGTACCTTCGGCAGGATCTTCTTCGATTGATTCAACCACCCCAGTAACTTCAGAAATTTCAGCAGGTCCCTTAGGATTACGAGCTTCCACAATTTCTTGGATACGTGGGAGACCTTGGGTGATATCGGCGTTACCAGCAACCCCACCAGTATGGAAGTTACGCATGGTAAGCTGAGTACCTGGTTCACCGATTGATTGAGCAGCAACTGTACCAACTGCTTCACCAACTTCAACCCGGTCACCAGTAGCCATGTTCCGACCGTAACACTTTTCACAAACCCCGTGAGCCGTGTTACATGTAAATGCGGAACGAATGGTTACTTCTTGGATACCAGCATCGATGATTTCTTGTGCACTACGTTCGTCAATCATTTCGTTTTGACCCACGATTACCTTGCCAGTTTCTGGATTGATAACTGACTTCATGGTGTAACGACCAAGGATCCGGTCGTAAAGTGGTTCAATCATTTCGTTACCTTCT encodes:
- the rpsL gene encoding 30S ribosomal protein S12, producing the protein MPTINQLVRKGRRSQSSKSKAPALNYGYNSMKKSQVNNPAPQKRGVATRVGTMTPKKPNSALRKYARVRLSNLIEVTAYIPGIGHNLQEHSVVLIRGGRVKDLPGVRYHVIRGALDTAGVTDRKQSRSKYGTKKPKK
- the rpsJ gene encoding 30S ribosomal protein S10 is translated as MAKQKIRIRLKAYEHRILDQSADKIVETAKRTGATISGPIPLPTERTVYTVLSSPHKFKKAREQFEMRTHKRLIDIVNPTPKTVDSLMKLDLPSGVDIEIKL
- a CDS encoding nucleoside hydrolase, which encodes MQKIYFNHDGNVDDLVSLILLLAFPDTEIIGVSAVGADSYVEPAVSASRKIIDLFGSPDQLEVAQSDSRPVNQFPKEWRLSAFSFDDFPILNEHLHEGNPQTRLAKQPAHLDMVQKLQQSSVPITLVMTGPLTDLARALAVDPTITAKIDRLFWMGGSMNGIGNVAEPAHDGTAEWNAFWDPEAVQTVFASDLPITIVSLDSTNQVPLTTALRQRWAKQRQYPALDLIGQGYSLVHSFEANSTYYLWDVLTTLISKYPELVSSKPLNVKVVSKGISAGKTYPDPAGRPVTFVTQVNADAFYDRFDQLAQSLRSNF
- the rpsG gene encoding 30S ribosomal protein S7; translated protein: MPRKGPAPKREVLPDPIYNSKLVTRLINRLMLDGKRGKASKILYKAFDIIEKETGSQPTEVFEEAMNNIMPVLEVKARRVGGSNYQVPIEVRPDRRTTLGLRWLVNYARLRGEHTMSERLAREIMDAANNTGASVKKREDTHKMAEANRAFAHYRW
- the fusA gene encoding elongation factor G → MANKREFPLEKTRNIGIMAHIDAGKTTTTERILYYTGKIHKIGETHDGASQMDWMEQEQERGITITSAATTAAWKDHRINIIDTPGHVDFTIEVERSLRVLDGAVAVLDAQAGVEPQTETVWRQASDYNVPRIVFANKMDKIGANFDFSVQSLRDRLQANALPIQMPIGAEDDFEGVIDLVEMKADLYDEDELGTEWDTVEIPDQYKEEAEKRRGEMLEILADVDENIMEKYLGGEEISTDEIKAAIRKGTLSLELFPVLAGSAFKNKGVQMMLDAVVDYLPSPLDVKPYGATDPETGEEVQLIAGDDKPFAALAFKVATDPFVGRLTFIRVYQGTLESGSYVLNATKNKRERVGRLLQMHSNQRQEIPEVFSGDIAAAIGLKNTTTGDSLTDPDHPLHLESMQFPEPVIEVAVEPKSKADQDKMDVALQKLAEEDPSFRAETNPETGETVIAGMGELHLDIIVDRMKREFNVEAKIGAPQVSYREAFTKQTSAQGKFVRQSGGKGQYGDVWIEFTPNEEGKGFEFEDAIVGGVVPREYIPSVEQGLKEAMNNGVLAGYPLVDLKAKLYDGSYHEVDSSEAAFKVAASIALREAAKTAAPVILEPVMKVEIRVPEEYMGDIMGQVTARRGRVEGMEAIAGAEEIHAFVPLSEMFGYATTLRSASQGRGTFTMTFDHYEPVPKSIQEEIIKKNGGKAE